In one window of Eggerthella guodeyinii DNA:
- a CDS encoding TetR/AcrR family transcriptional regulator produces MAATTDETGRGTMRNHKTPAGETAGSERRDARGRLMSCAVAEFMEKGFAGASLRSIAAAADMTTGAIYGYFSGKEALFDAVVAPAADELYARYEGAQDRFYEQPLEAQTFERMRVYEERMMHDLLDFVYDNRDAFVLVFARSAGTAWERYLDRFIELEVRSTARYVREMREHGIGVVEPTPEMSRILAGMFFRGYFEPLLLGLSREAAHAFVADFERFFHAGYETIMSPQPS; encoded by the coding sequence ATGGCTGCAACGACGGACGAGACCGGGCGGGGGACCATGCGCAACCACAAGACGCCTGCAGGCGAGACGGCGGGAAGCGAGCGGCGCGATGCGCGCGGCCGCCTCATGTCGTGCGCCGTCGCGGAGTTCATGGAGAAGGGGTTCGCCGGAGCTTCGCTGCGCTCGATAGCCGCGGCTGCCGATATGACCACGGGCGCCATCTACGGGTACTTCTCCGGCAAGGAGGCCCTGTTCGACGCCGTCGTCGCCCCGGCCGCCGACGAGCTGTACGCCCGCTACGAGGGCGCCCAGGACCGGTTCTACGAGCAGCCCCTCGAGGCCCAGACGTTCGAGCGGATGAGGGTCTACGAAGAGCGCATGATGCACGATCTGCTCGACTTCGTCTACGACAACCGCGACGCGTTCGTCCTCGTGTTCGCGAGATCGGCCGGCACCGCGTGGGAGCGCTACCTCGACCGCTTCATCGAGCTTGAAGTGCGGAGCACCGCCCGCTACGTGCGCGAGATGCGCGAGCACGGCATCGGGGTCGTCGAGCCCACGCCCGAGATGTCGCGCATCCTGGCCGGCATGTTCTTCCGCGGCTACTTCGAGCCGCTGCTGCTGGGCCTGTCGCGCGAGGCGGCCCACGCGTTCGTCGCCGATTTCGAGCGCTTCTTCCATGCCGGCTACGAGACGATCATGAGCCCCCAGCCATCGTGA